From Pseudodesulfovibrio sp. S3, one genomic window encodes:
- the glgP gene encoding alpha-glucan family phosphorylase, whose translation METSWLFEVSWEVCNKVGGIHTVISSKAEQAKAVFQDRYMAIGPLLDRNPGFSPCDPPKEIAPALKRLKEKGVETSVGRWDIPGKPWVLLIEFHNAFPSHDKLLFQLWNDYGVDSMAGAWDYIEPVLFSSASAMAIKEISDDIEEGANAIAHFHEWMSGAGVLYLKKYAPGVSTVLTTHATMLGRAMSGSGVDIYKRLEEIEPSEEAKVFGVTAKHSMESVSAREADCFTTVSNITRKEASHLLGTNPAVVTVNGFNIKGFAKPATVANTHKSSRKQLLDLAALFLERELDPKKTLLVATSGRYEFHNKGIDLLLDSLSDLEKALGDTGSDVTVVTFLLVSCGYAGFSDEARRRLKQERYDMEKYAGISTHHLGDPEHDPVVQKCRNLRLDNARENRCCVIFIPVYLDGNDGVLNLEYYDALAGMDLTVFPSFYEPWGYTPMESAAFCVPTVTSDRAGFGQWVMEKYPDGHPGVQVLNRLDDEYDTAKDKLTSFLVDFTNWSEEERAHRTGEARKIAEEATWEQFYPRYVEAYEHAAEIRGERIAGVQRMASAPGKEISFSGVNTVQPRLRSFTVVTELPLALARLRDLANNLWWVWHRDSQELFEWIDADRWNHCGHNPVLFFDTMDRNRLNELSGDAEFMERFSTVLGRFDNYMEERETADVQGITWDNPVAYFSMEFGLHESIPIYSGGLGLLSGDHIKSASDLNLPFVGISLLYKNGFFHQKINGTGDQVVEYHENDFATMPISPLHDDSDKILVTVELPGRTVYAQIWEVHVGRAKLYLLDTDVVENSRSDRDITSRLYDPTAKIRIEQEIILGIGGVRMLKALNITPSVYHLNEGHSAFLLFERIRHLMLIEGMDFATAKEIVRGSTAFTMHTPVPAGNERFEKSLVENYFRGYAEEMNVSWDSLWTQGHVYAEEADHLNMTILALQLSSFRNGVSRLHGDVSRRMWMDLWRGFLLSEVPVGHVTNGIHITSWLDERMRHDIEESCNLSVHQELLNENSWDCLHSIDDSRLWNTHVALKHRLYDEVRRSISNQWTREGEPPNRLHTFLNTLNPDHLTLCFARRCTAYKRPTLIFQNLQRAKEIFCNKDRPVNIIFAGKSHPADGIGASYINLICRLAKQDDFLGRVIFLESYDIRLARLLVSGADVWLNNPTRLMEASGTSGMKAAVNGVPNCSILDGWWDEAYNGTNGWSVGSGLVYESQVNQDIVDADNLYATLENEVIAEFYDRDDNGVPHAWIARMKESMRTAFRQYGTHRMVRDYIHDMYLPTIEQSTLRNKDNYALAQKLGEWRTRIPGRFSTVTIKEVQVEGILGDVFKLGSQLIVKAKVDKGQMLNEEILAELVAATPNEEAIVDCIPMELKHTEGNTLEYHAKYSPSVSGPIRYGVRVIPTHPGLARKCEPRLIRWS comes from the coding sequence ATGGAAACCAGTTGGCTTTTCGAAGTATCATGGGAAGTGTGCAACAAGGTGGGCGGCATCCACACCGTCATCAGCAGCAAGGCGGAACAGGCAAAGGCCGTCTTCCAGGACAGGTACATGGCCATCGGACCGCTTCTGGACCGCAATCCCGGATTCAGTCCATGCGACCCGCCCAAGGAAATCGCACCGGCGCTGAAGCGGCTCAAGGAAAAGGGGGTCGAAACATCCGTGGGCCGCTGGGACATTCCCGGCAAGCCATGGGTGTTGCTCATCGAATTCCACAACGCATTCCCCTCCCATGACAAATTGCTTTTCCAGCTTTGGAACGATTACGGCGTCGACTCCATGGCCGGAGCCTGGGACTACATCGAACCCGTCCTGTTCAGTTCGGCCTCGGCCATGGCCATCAAGGAAATCAGCGACGACATCGAAGAAGGGGCCAATGCCATCGCCCATTTCCACGAATGGATGTCCGGGGCGGGCGTTCTCTATCTCAAAAAATACGCGCCCGGCGTTAGCACCGTGCTCACCACCCACGCCACCATGCTCGGCCGGGCCATGTCCGGCTCCGGGGTCGACATCTACAAGCGGCTGGAGGAAATCGAACCGTCCGAAGAGGCCAAGGTGTTCGGCGTCACGGCCAAGCACTCCATGGAATCGGTCTCGGCCCGCGAGGCGGACTGCTTCACCACGGTATCCAACATCACCCGCAAGGAGGCATCCCACCTCCTGGGCACCAACCCCGCCGTGGTCACGGTCAACGGATTCAACATCAAGGGCTTTGCCAAACCGGCCACCGTTGCCAACACACACAAATCCTCCCGCAAACAACTCCTGGACCTTGCCGCCCTTTTCCTGGAACGGGAGCTTGACCCGAAAAAAACCCTGCTTGTGGCCACCAGCGGCAGATACGAGTTCCACAACAAGGGCATCGATCTGCTCCTGGACAGTCTTTCGGACCTGGAAAAGGCACTCGGCGACACCGGAAGCGATGTCACGGTCGTGACATTCCTCCTGGTATCCTGCGGCTATGCGGGCTTCAGCGACGAGGCGCGCAGACGCCTGAAGCAGGAGCGGTACGACATGGAAAAGTATGCCGGGATTTCCACCCACCACCTCGGTGACCCCGAGCACGACCCCGTGGTGCAGAAATGCCGCAATCTCCGCCTGGACAACGCCAGGGAAAATCGCTGTTGCGTCATTTTCATCCCCGTCTACCTCGACGGCAACGACGGCGTCCTCAACCTCGAATACTACGATGCCCTGGCAGGCATGGACCTGACCGTGTTCCCGTCCTTTTACGAGCCGTGGGGCTACACCCCCATGGAGAGTGCGGCCTTTTGCGTGCCCACGGTCACCTCAGACCGGGCCGGATTCGGCCAGTGGGTCATGGAAAAATATCCCGACGGCCATCCGGGCGTGCAGGTGCTCAACCGGCTGGACGACGAATACGACACGGCCAAGGACAAACTGACCAGCTTCCTCGTGGATTTCACCAACTGGTCCGAGGAAGAACGCGCCCACCGCACCGGCGAGGCCCGGAAAATTGCGGAAGAGGCAACCTGGGAACAATTCTATCCCCGCTATGTCGAGGCCTACGAACATGCGGCGGAGATCAGGGGCGAACGCATCGCAGGCGTACAACGCATGGCCTCCGCCCCCGGAAAGGAAATTTCCTTTTCCGGCGTCAACACCGTGCAACCGAGATTGCGGTCCTTCACCGTGGTCACGGAACTGCCGCTGGCCCTGGCCCGTCTGCGCGATCTGGCCAACAACCTGTGGTGGGTCTGGCACCGGGATTCGCAGGAACTCTTCGAATGGATCGACGCAGACAGGTGGAACCATTGCGGACACAACCCGGTCCTGTTTTTCGACACCATGGACCGCAACCGGCTCAACGAGCTTTCCGGCGACGCAGAGTTCATGGAGCGTTTCTCCACCGTTCTGGGACGGTTCGACAACTATATGGAGGAAAGGGAAACAGCCGACGTCCAAGGCATCACCTGGGACAACCCCGTGGCCTATTTCTCCATGGAATTCGGTTTGCACGAATCCATCCCCATCTATTCGGGAGGCCTTGGGCTTCTGTCGGGCGACCACATCAAGTCGGCCAGCGACCTCAATCTCCCCTTTGTCGGCATCTCCCTGCTCTACAAGAACGGATTCTTCCACCAGAAGATCAACGGCACCGGCGATCAGGTGGTCGAATACCACGAGAACGACTTCGCCACCATGCCCATCTCCCCCCTGCACGACGATTCCGACAAGATTCTCGTCACCGTGGAACTGCCCGGTCGGACCGTGTACGCCCAGATATGGGAGGTGCATGTGGGCCGGGCCAAGCTCTACCTGCTGGACACCGACGTGGTGGAAAACTCACGCTCGGACAGGGACATCACATCCCGACTCTACGACCCCACCGCCAAGATTCGCATTGAACAGGAGATCATCCTCGGCATCGGCGGCGTCAGGATGCTCAAGGCACTGAACATCACCCCTTCGGTCTATCACCTCAATGAGGGTCACTCCGCCTTCCTGCTCTTCGAACGCATCCGTCACCTCATGCTCATCGAGGGCATGGACTTTGCCACGGCCAAGGAGATCGTCCGGGGCTCGACAGCATTCACCATGCACACGCCCGTCCCGGCAGGAAATGAACGCTTCGAGAAGTCGCTTGTGGAAAACTATTTCCGAGGCTACGCCGAAGAAATGAACGTCTCATGGGATTCTCTCTGGACCCAGGGCCACGTTTATGCCGAAGAGGCCGACCACCTGAACATGACCATTCTCGCCCTTCAGCTCTCCAGCTTCCGCAATGGCGTCAGCAGGCTGCACGGTGACGTGTCCAGACGTATGTGGATGGACCTGTGGCGCGGATTCCTGCTCAGCGAGGTTCCGGTGGGCCACGTCACCAACGGCATTCACATCACCTCCTGGCTGGACGAGCGGATGCGGCACGACATCGAGGAGTCCTGCAACCTTTCCGTCCATCAGGAGCTCCTGAACGAAAACAGTTGGGACTGCCTGCACTCCATTGACGACAGTCGGCTGTGGAACACCCATGTGGCCCTGAAGCACCGCCTGTATGACGAAGTCCGCCGCTCCATCTCAAATCAGTGGACCCGTGAGGGCGAGCCGCCCAACCGCCTGCACACCTTCCTGAACACCCTCAACCCGGACCATCTGACCCTCTGCTTCGCCCGGCGCTGCACGGCCTATAAACGACCCACCCTGATCTTCCAGAACCTGCAACGGGCCAAGGAAATCTTCTGCAACAAGGACAGACCGGTCAACATCATTTTCGCGGGCAAGTCCCATCCGGCAGACGGCATCGGGGCGAGCTACATCAACCTCATCTGCCGCCTGGCGAAACAAGATGATTTCCTGGGCCGGGTCATATTCCTGGAAAGCTACGACATCCGTCTGGCCCGGCTGCTCGTGTCCGGCGCGGACGTCTGGCTGAACAACCCCACCCGGCTCATGGAAGCCAGCGGCACCAGCGGCATGAAGGCCGCAGTCAACGGGGTACCCAATTGCTCCATTCTGGACGGCTGGTGGGACGAGGCCTACAACGGCACCAACGGCTGGTCCGTGGGCAGCGGCCTGGTCTATGAGAGTCAGGTCAATCAGGACATCGTGGACGCCGACAACCTCTATGCCACCCTGGAAAACGAAGTCATCGCGGAATTCTACGATCGCGACGACAACGGAGTCCCCCATGCATGGATAGCCCGGATGAAGGAATCCATGCGGACCGCGTTCCGACAGTACGGCACCCACCGAATGGTGCGGGACTATATCCACGACATGTATCTGCCGACCATTGAGCAATCCACGCTGCGCAACAAGGACAATTATGCCCTGGCGCAAAAACTCGGAGAATGGCGCACCCGCATCCCCGGCCGCTTCTCCACGGTGACCATCAAGGAAGTCCAGGTGGAAGGCATCCTCGGCGATGTGTTCAAGCTGGGCAGCCAGTTGATCGTCAAGGCCAAGGTGGACAAGGGGCAGATGCTGAATGAAGAGATCCTTGCCGAACTGGTTGCGGCCACTCCCAACGAAGAGGCCATCGTGGATTGCATTCCCATGGAACTGAAACATACCGAAGGGAATACGCTGGAATATCACGCAAAATATTCACCCAGCGTCTCGGGTCCGATCCGGTACGGCGTCAGGGTGATCCCGACCCATCCGGGACTGGCGCGCAAGTGCGAGCCCCGCCTGATCAGATGGAGCTGA
- a CDS encoding glycosyltransferase family 4 protein, producing the protein MRVLMFGWEFPPYISGGLGTACLGLTKGLAHFGTDILFVLPRLDSDEEGKHLTLLGANRVSSKVGISEILELRERLSVFEVLTPLRPYITEKEYRSILERNELITSEDLFAELGNDFTGGYGSNLMAEIVRYSLIGARLGATETFDVIHAHDWLTAPAGIEAKRMSGKPLVIHAHALEFDRSGEHVNQSVYDIERAGFEAADRIIAVSHYTKDIIVKRYSIAPEKITVVHNAVAKERRLGQLRMEKPFKEKLVLFLGRITFQKGPDYFVEAAAKVLEKNPNVRFAMAGSGDMFPRMVERMAELRIADKFHFLGFVRGGDVERIYAMSDLYVMPSVSEPFGITPLEAMVFDVPSIVSKQSGVAEILDNAVKIDFWDVDRLAFEILDILGNEKRAQQLVEQGREMLKKVQWNHAATKVLEVYRQLAGGGA; encoded by the coding sequence GTGCGTGTACTCATGTTCGGGTGGGAATTCCCGCCATATATCTCCGGTGGCCTCGGCACGGCCTGCCTCGGTCTGACCAAGGGGCTGGCACACTTCGGCACGGACATTCTCTTTGTGTTGCCCCGTCTCGATTCGGACGAGGAAGGCAAACACCTGACACTCCTCGGAGCCAATCGCGTCAGCTCCAAAGTCGGTATCTCGGAAATCCTGGAACTGCGGGAACGTCTCTCGGTGTTCGAGGTGCTTACCCCGCTTCGTCCGTACATCACGGAAAAGGAATACCGCTCCATCCTGGAGAGAAACGAACTCATCACCTCCGAGGATCTCTTCGCAGAGTTGGGAAACGATTTCACCGGCGGCTACGGCAGCAATCTCATGGCCGAAATCGTCAGATACAGCCTCATCGGCGCCCGTCTTGGCGCCACCGAGACCTTCGACGTCATCCACGCCCACGACTGGCTCACTGCCCCGGCGGGTATCGAAGCCAAACGCATGTCGGGCAAACCTCTGGTGATCCATGCCCACGCCCTGGAATTCGACCGCTCCGGTGAGCACGTCAATCAATCCGTCTATGACATCGAGCGGGCCGGATTCGAGGCTGCCGACCGCATCATCGCGGTCAGCCACTACACCAAAGACATCATCGTCAAACGGTACTCCATCGCCCCGGAAAAAATCACCGTGGTCCACAACGCCGTGGCCAAGGAGCGCCGCCTGGGACAACTGCGCATGGAAAAACCGTTCAAGGAAAAACTCGTGCTCTTCCTCGGCCGGATCACCTTCCAGAAAGGACCGGACTACTTTGTCGAGGCCGCGGCCAAAGTCCTTGAAAAGAACCCGAACGTCCGTTTCGCCATGGCGGGATCAGGGGACATGTTCCCCCGCATGGTCGAACGCATGGCAGAACTGCGCATTGCCGACAAGTTCCACTTCCTCGGCTTTGTTCGCGGGGGCGATGTGGAACGCATCTACGCCATGAGCGACCTGTATGTCATGCCCAGCGTCTCCGAGCCCTTCGGGATCACGCCGCTGGAGGCCATGGTCTTCGATGTTCCGTCCATCGTGTCCAAACAATCCGGCGTTGCCGAGATTCTGGACAATGCGGTCAAGATCGACTTCTGGGACGTGGACAGGCTGGCCTTCGAAATCCTGGACATCCTCGGCAACGAAAAGCGGGCGCAGCAGCTTGTCGAACAGGGCAGGGAAATGCTCAAGAAGGTCCAGTGGAATCACGCGGCGACAAAGGTTCTCGAAGTATACCGTCAACTCGCCGGAGGTGGCGCATGA
- a CDS encoding glycoside hydrolase family 57 protein encodes MTAVCFYFQVHQPMRLDQKYSFFDIGRNHNYRDEAANRDIMRKVADKCYLPANRLMLDLINQFKGKFRISYAITGVAMEQFQEFCPEVLDSFRELAQTGCVEFIGETHYHSLAFLFSKEEFRRQVKMHAHVLEEFFGAKPVTFRNTELIYGNELALEVEKMGYKVILAEGADQVLGWRSPNFVYQPAGCSKLKAMLKNYRLSDDVAFRFSDRGWSEWPVTSEKFARWVHAIAGNGDVVNLFMDYETIGEHQWADTGIFQFFRNLPKDILDHHDFTFRTPSEAAALIDPMAQLDVPYFTSWADLERDVTAWLGNPMQDQAAEMAYALEERVLATKDEDIIATWRELLTSDHFYYMCTKWFSDGDVHKYFNPYETPHQAFITYMNVLNDLALRLGEPAATSN; translated from the coding sequence ATGACCGCTGTCTGTTTCTATTTCCAGGTCCACCAGCCCATGCGCCTCGATCAGAAGTATTCCTTCTTCGACATCGGGCGCAATCACAACTATCGGGACGAGGCCGCCAACCGGGATATCATGCGCAAGGTGGCCGACAAGTGCTACCTGCCCGCCAACCGGCTGATGCTCGACCTGATCAACCAGTTCAAGGGCAAATTCCGCATCTCCTACGCCATCACCGGCGTGGCCATGGAGCAGTTTCAAGAGTTCTGCCCCGAAGTGCTCGACTCCTTCCGGGAGTTGGCCCAAACCGGCTGCGTGGAATTCATCGGCGAGACCCACTACCACTCCCTGGCCTTCCTTTTTTCCAAGGAGGAATTCCGTCGTCAGGTCAAGATGCACGCGCATGTCCTGGAAGAATTCTTCGGGGCCAAGCCCGTGACCTTCCGCAACACCGAGTTGATCTACGGCAATGAACTGGCCCTGGAAGTGGAAAAAATGGGCTACAAGGTCATCCTGGCTGAAGGCGCCGACCAGGTGCTCGGCTGGCGCTCCCCGAACTTCGTCTACCAGCCGGCCGGGTGCTCCAAGCTCAAGGCCATGCTCAAGAACTACCGCCTCTCCGACGACGTGGCCTTCCGCTTTTCGGACCGAGGCTGGAGCGAATGGCCCGTGACCTCGGAAAAATTCGCCCGATGGGTCCACGCCATCGCGGGCAACGGCGACGTGGTCAACCTGTTCATGGACTATGAGACCATCGGCGAACACCAATGGGCCGACACCGGCATCTTCCAGTTCTTCCGCAACCTGCCGAAGGACATTCTGGACCATCACGATTTCACATTCAGGACGCCGTCTGAAGCCGCAGCACTAATCGATCCCATGGCCCAGCTCGACGTGCCCTATTTCACCTCATGGGCAGACCTTGAACGTGACGTCACGGCATGGCTCGGCAATCCCATGCAGGACCAGGCAGCCGAAATGGCCTATGCGCTGGAGGAACGGGTTCTGGCAACAAAGGATGAAGACATCATAGCCACCTGGCGTGAGTTGCTGACCAGCGACCATTTCTATTACATGTGCACCAAGTGGTTTTCCGACGGCGACGTACACAAGTACTTCAACCCATACGAGACACCCCATCAAGCGTTCATAACCTATATGAACGTACTTAACGACCTCGCCCTCAGACTGGGCGAGCCCGCCGCGACATCGAACTAG